In Truepera sp., the sequence GCTCGGCGCCTGAATCCGAGGCCGGCTCCGCCCCGGTGGAGTCGAACAACCTCTCCGCTTCTGACTCGACCTGTTCCCATACGGCGAAGCGAGTCTGGCCCTTGGCCATGTCTACCCGCCTCGCCCTACCGGCCCACTCATACACGTCCCTGAATAGGCGACGGTGTAACTCCTTCAAGAACTCGAAATCGAAGGCGAAGCCGGAAGGCCCACGGACCACCTCAGCCATCCTGAGGCCAACGATGTAACCCTCGACTTCGGCCAGAGCGGCAGCGTCTCGGATGTCGAGTAGGTTCTTGAGGGTCTAGCTATCTGGATAGCAGTAGAGCCTATCTTCGGAGCTGTACACGCGCTGCCAGGCTGGCCTTGAGTTCGAGGATCTCGCGCCCCGCGTCCCGCTTACCGTCTATCACGTCAGCTATAGTTCCGACCTGCTTAGGGGTCAGGCTACAACCCTCGACCCTCAGGCTGGCCGCAATGGAACGAGCCTGAGACCGCGCGTGAACAGTAGGCTTCTTACCGGGCATTCACATACTTTACCCGGGAACGCAGTGACACATCGAGCCGCACATCACTTCCCCAGCGACCGAAAGGCTCACTACCCCGGAGGCGGTGTTGCGCCGGACTGTCTCGCGTAGTTCCGCAACAGCCCCCCTTGAGCCGGACGCATCCCTTGCTGCTCGTAGAACGGTTGAGTACGCGGCGTCGGCAGCCTCTGGGGTGTGAAGCCAAGGCTTGGATCGAACTGCTGAACCGGCGGGTTGCACACTCAAATTCCAGAGTCCCATCGCAAAGCGACTGGAGTCTTTGCAGGCCAACGGACGAGAGTTGAAGATCCGGATAGAATAGCTGCCAGGGAGCCGCGAGCTGGCAACACATGTATCCACCAATGGGCTGGCGCTGCCGGCTACGTTCACCACCCGCGCAGCGCTGGACGCTGGTGTTCACCCTCGCGTGCTCTACCGACTTCACGACGAGGGCGAAATCATCGAACTGTCGCGCGGCGTGTTCCGCCGGGCGGACGCGCCAGCGGCTTCCTGGCCGGACCTGCTAGCGGTGCAGGTGCGCTCCCCGGTGGCTATCGCGTGTTGCTTGACGGCCGCGTCGGTTCACGGCCTGACAGACGAGCTGCCTGGCAAGGTGCAGATCGCCGTTCCCAGGGGCACGCGCACGCCGCAGATCGCGTACCCTCCCACTCAGGCCTTGAGGTTCGACGCGCCAACTTTTGAGCTGGGCCTGTCTCAAGTGGAGGCCGCTCCCGGCGAGAGCGTCCGCGTGTACGACCCCTCACGTACCGTGGTGGACCTGTTTCGCCTCCGGCACCGCTTCGGCGAGGCGGCCGCCTATGGCGTGCTTCGCTAGTACTTACGTACCCAGGCGTGCGATTCGAAACAGGCAGCGTCAAGACCCACGTGATACGGGAGTCTGACCGCTACGCAGGCGTGAGGGCATCGCTGACAGCACATATCGGTTCCGCCAAGTTGAGTGTGCGGCTGGGCGTCAACTTCGGAGATCCGATCGTACCCGAGCCACGCGCGAATCGGTCTCTCAGCCGACCCATGGGTTCACCGAACTCCCCAGTGCGGCGTACCACACCTACCGGGCGAACCTCGCAGGACAAGGCGAGCACCGACCGCTCTAGCTACGTTCTCTGGCCGATCTCATCACGCAGTTCATTGCACCGCTAGTTGAGAACGGCGTTTCCATGCCGGCAACGTGGGACCCCATCACAAGGCAGTGGCAAGATCGTCAGAACTGACATCTCGACTTGCCCTTAGCCACTGCCTAACTGAGTCATGGTCGGCAAGCGCCGACCAGCCGGCAGCCGAAATCGCGCCAAAGCGCTCGCGAGCTCAGGCCCAGCCGCTGCCGCTACTAACCGAGCAGCGCCTCCCGAGCACCACCTCCTCAAGACTACCGGCGTGTCAGTGCCGCCTGTCCTCTCGCAAGCGCCGTGCTAGCTTGTCGCCAAGCACGACGGCGATGGCGTCCGCCGCGAACCGCCCGCGAGGCTGACGACGCCTGATCATGCGCGGCGTCGAGCGGCGCGCGAGCAGCGAGAAGGCGACGTGCGCTCGCAATGACCTCCAAGCCCCAGTCACCGGATAACTCGGCCGCAATGCGCTTCGTCATCGGCTTCGGCATGGTGAGCCTCTTCGCCGACTTCACCTACGAGGGGGGCCGGAGCATCGTCGGCCCTTACCTGGCGGTGTTGGGCGCGAGCCCGTTCCTCGTAGGCGCCATTGCAGGAGCGGGGGAGTTCCTCGGATACGCCCTGCGGTTGGCGTCGGGCAGCTTCGTGGACCGCAGAGGTCATGCCTGGCCCCTGATCTACCTCGGTTACGCGGTGAACCTGCTGGCGCTACCCGCGCTCGCGCTGGTGTCGGCCGTGGCGCCCGCCGCGGCGCTCGTGTTCGCCGAGAGGCTCGGCAAGGGCATCAGGAACCCCCCGCGTGACACACTGCTGGCCGACGTCGGCGGCGGCATCGGGCGCGGCAAGGCCTTCGGTATTCACGAGTTGCTCGACCAGATCGGTGCTACGATCGGTCCGCTCGCAGTCGCCGGCGCCGTCGCCTGGAGCGGCTACAGGCTCGGGTTCGGCGTCCTCCTGCTCCCCGCGCTGGTGGCCCTGGCCATCCTCGTCACCGTGCGCCGCCTCCAACCGCCGCGCGAGCCCACGGCAGCCACGGCGCCCACGGAACCCGCGGCGGTAGGGTTCTCGCCCACCTACTGGCGTTACCTGATCTTCGTGACCCTGGGCGTAACCGGGCTCGCACACTTCGTGCTGATCGCGTACCGCCTCGAGACCGCGCACGTCGTGGCGGCTGGCACCATCCCGCTGCTCTTCGCGCTCGCGATGGGCGTGGACGCCGTCGCCTCATACGTCGCCGGGCGCGAGTACGACCGCGTCGGCTTGCGTGTCCTCTACGGCCTGCCGCTACTGACGCTGCCTACGGCACCTCTGTTGTTCCTCGGTAACCGCGCTTGGCCAATAGTCCTTGGGATGGTTCTATGGGGCGCCGCCATGGGACTGCAGGAGAGCGTCATGCGCGCTGCCGTCGCCGAGCTCGTCCCCGCGGTCCGGCGCGGGACCGCCTACGGCCTGTTCGATACCGCGATCGGCTCGGCCTCGCTACTCGGAGGTATCGCGATGGGCTGGCTCTTAGGTGTGGCGCCTGCGTTGCTCGTGGTGTTCGCACTCGCGGGGCCCGTCCTCTCTATCGTGCCGCTGGTGGGCCTGGTCCAAAGGACTGCGCCTTGATGACCGCGACCAGGGCCACGGCGGGCTCGGGGCAATAGCTGCCGGTTGCCTGCGGTCGAGGGGAGCAGGTTTCGAACTACATCGGAACCTGGGGTACGTTGATTACTCGGCCGAGGTAGCCGAGCTGGTGAACATCGCGTACGAAGACGGTTGGGTTCGACGCGAGCTCGACTGGGGCGAGTGGACGGCGACGGACGAGGCCAAATCCCTGCGCGACGAGCCAACGGTCATGGAACGAGCCACCGTCCAGCAACTGGCGAACCTCCTGACGGTCGTCATCCGCCAAGAGCGGTTCGTAGACGGATCGTTGTTGAGCGCCATCGAGAGCGGCCTAGTGCAACGCATCCTGCGGCGGGTTCGCTCACTCGACCAACTGTCCGCATCTGCGGACGGTTGACACTTAGCCAACCTTCAAACGACAGTCTCACCCCAGCCCTAAGTCCCCTTACCCACGAGCCTCGACTCGCTCCTGCGCCACGCGGATGTTGTCGACCAGCCAGGCGGGCGCCTCCCGGCTGTGGAACACCTCCTCGGCGCTCAGCCAGAGCAGCTCGCTCACTTCCGCCGGATCGCCCGGCGTGGGTTCCCCCGGCTCCACCTCGGCGAGGAACACGACGTCGACCCCGAACGTGTCGGCCCTGATCTCTACGCTCTTGCTCTTGAGGTACTCCAGGCGGATTGCCTTCAGGCCCACTTCTTCGAACAGTTCCCGTTTCGCCGTAACCTCAAGAACGTGGTCGGCGACAATCCTCGGGTCGACCTTGCCGCCGGGTAGCGCGAGCACTCCAGCCGCGTACTCCTCGGCTGCCGAGCGCCGCACCACCAGGTAGCGTCCGGAGCGCACCACCGCGATCTCCACGTTGACGATGTACTTCCAGGGTTCCACGGCTTCAGGCTACGCCACCGGGTCGTAATCCGCGCTCTGATGCCTGAAGTAGGCGTCGTACAGCTCCGCGTAATGACCACCCCGCTGGAGCAGTTCCTGGTGCGACCCCTCCTCCACCACGGCACCCTTCTCAAGAACCAGGATCCGGTCGGCCGCGCGGACGGTAGAGAGCCGGTGAGCGATCACGATGGCGGTGCGGCCCGCCAGCACCTCGTCTAGGCCCTCCTGGATCTGCGCCTCTGTCAGGGGGTCCACGCTCGCAGTCGCCTCGTCGAGGATGAGGATGCTCGGGTCTTGGAGGAGCACGCGCGCCATGGCCACGAGCTGCTTCTGGCCCATCGAGACGCCTCGGCCGCCCTCGCCCACTTCGGTGTCCAGACCGTTGGGTAGGGCGTCGAGCCAGTCTCCCCCACCCATCCGCTGGACCACCGCCAGCACCTCCTCGTCGGTAGCACCTGGCTTGCCGTAGCGGACGTTGTCGCGCACGGTCCCCGTGAAGAGGAACGGCGTCTGCTGGACTATGCCCAGGTGGCTTCTGTAGGAGTCGAGGTCGAGCGTACGGATGTCGTGCTCGTCGATGAGCAGGCGCCCACCCTGGAACTCGTAGAAGCGCGCGATGAGCTTGCCGAGGCTGGACTTGCCCGCGCCCGTGTGACCCACGAGCGCCACGGTCTCGCCCGCCTTGATGTCGAGGTCGAAGCCGGCGAGCACCGTCTCCTGCTCCGTGTAGCGGAAGTCGAGTCCCTCGAACCGTATGCGGCCCGCCACCTCGGCCAGCTTCACGGAGCCGGTCTGCTCCACGCGCGGCTCGGCGTCGATGAGCGCGAACACGCGCTCGCTGGCCGACATCCCGAGTTGGAACTGGCTCCAGAACGACGCGATGGACGTGAGGGGGCCCCAGAACATGGCCACGGCCTGCACGAACAAGAACCACTGACCGGTGGTGATGTCGCCGCCGAGGGCGCGGGCGCCGCCGAAGTAGACGATCAACCCCGTCCCCACGCCGCCGACGATGCCCAGCACCGGGAAGATGGCCGAGAAGATGTAACCCTGCAGCAGGTTGAGGCGATAGGACTGGTCGTTCACCCCCACGAACTGGCGGTAGATGGCGGGTTCCTGCCGGAACGTCTTCGCCACCGAGATGCCCGTGAGCGTCTCCTGGACGTTCGCGTTCACCTCGGCCAGCACCCGGCGCGCCTGCGTCGTCACCACGCGCGCCACCTGCCTGAACGCGAGGGCGATGGCCACGACCACCGGCGCGATGGCCAGGGCGATGAGCGAGAGCCGCACGTCGATGTAGAACAGGACGCCCAGGAGGATGGCGATCTGGAGCACCTGACCTATGAGGTTCAGCGTCAGCGTCACCACGGTCGAGAAGTCGTGGGTGTCGGACGTCACGCGGCTGACGATGCGGCCCGTGGAGTACTCGTCGTAGAACGACATGTCGCGCCGCATGACGGCGTCGAACGCGTCGTTGCGCAGGGTGAGGACGACGTCGCCGACCACCCGCGCGCTCAGCCATTGGCGTAGGAAGTTGAAGCCCCAGGAGAGCACGCCGGCCAGAGCGAAGGCGGCCACCAGCCAACCGACGCGGTTCCAGATCTCGGCACGCAGGTCGGTGGCGTCAGCGAGGCGGTCGATGCCCGCCGACACGAGGATCGGCAACGACGCGTCGAGGACGGCCGCCAACAACACGGCCACGCCGACCGTCAACATCAGGACCAGGTGTGGCCTGAAGTAGGCGAAGATGCGCCGCACCAACTGGCGGTCGCTGTACT encodes:
- a CDS encoding NUDIX domain-containing protein; its protein translation is MEPWKYIVNVEIAVVRSGRYLVVRRSAAEEYAAGVLALPGGKVDPRIVADHVLEVTAKRELFEEVGLKAIRLEYLKSKSVEIRADTFGVDVVFLAEVEPGEPTPGDPAEVSELLWLSAEEVFHSREAPAWLVDNIRVAQERVEARG
- a CDS encoding type IV toxin-antitoxin system AbiEi family antitoxin, whose translation is MLYRLHDEGEIIELSRGVFRRADAPAASWPDLLAVQVRSPVAIACCLTAASVHGLTDELPGKVQIAVPRGTRTPQIAYPPTQALRFDAPTFELGLSQVEAAPGESVRVYDPSRTVVDLFRLRHRFGEAAAYGVLR
- a CDS encoding MFS transporter produces the protein MTSKPQSPDNSAAMRFVIGFGMVSLFADFTYEGGRSIVGPYLAVLGASPFLVGAIAGAGEFLGYALRLASGSFVDRRGHAWPLIYLGYAVNLLALPALALVSAVAPAAALVFAERLGKGIRNPPRDTLLADVGGGIGRGKAFGIHELLDQIGATIGPLAVAGAVAWSGYRLGFGVLLLPALVALAILVTVRRLQPPREPTAATAPTEPAAVGFSPTYWRYLIFVTLGVTGLAHFVLIAYRLETAHVVAAGTIPLLFALAMGVDAVASYVAGREYDRVGLRVLYGLPLLTLPTAPLLFLGNRAWPIVLGMVLWGAAMGLQESVMRAAVAELVPAVRRGTAYGLFDTAIGSASLLGGIAMGWLLGVAPALLVVFALAGPVLSIVPLVGLVQRTAP
- a CDS encoding ABC transporter ATP-binding protein; translated protein: MGFIMDGLAAEGYDREYSDRQLVRRIFAYFRPHLVLMLTVGVAVLLAAVLDASLPILVSAGIDRLADATDLRAEIWNRVGWLVAAFALAGVLSWGFNFLRQWLSARVVGDVVLTLRNDAFDAVMRRDMSFYDEYSTGRIVSRVTSDTHDFSTVVTLTLNLIGQVLQIAILLGVLFYIDVRLSLIALAIAPVVVAIALAFRQVARVVTTQARRVLAEVNANVQETLTGISVAKTFRQEPAIYRQFVGVNDQSYRLNLLQGYIFSAIFPVLGIVGGVGTGLIVYFGGARALGGDITTGQWFLFVQAVAMFWGPLTSIASFWSQFQLGMSASERVFALIDAEPRVEQTGSVKLAEVAGRIRFEGLDFRYTEQETVLAGFDLDIKAGETVALVGHTGAGKSSLGKLIARFYEFQGGRLLIDEHDIRTLDLDSYRSHLGIVQQTPFLFTGTVRDNVRYGKPGATDEEVLAVVQRMGGGDWLDALPNGLDTEVGEGGRGVSMGQKQLVAMARVLLQDPSILILDEATASVDPLTEAQIQEGLDEVLAGRTAIVIAHRLSTVRAADRILVLEKGAVVEEGSHQELLQRGGHYAELYDAYFRHQSADYDPVA
- a CDS encoding DUF6508 domain-containing protein; amino-acid sequence: MWRLRCSWCSHSRGPSSLSCRWWAWSKGLRLDDRDQGHGGLGAIAAGCLRSRGAGFELHRNLGYVDYSAEVAELVNIAYEDGWVRRELDWGEWTATDEAKSLRDEPTVMERATVQQLANLLTVVIRQERFVDGSLLSAIESGLVQRILRRVRSLDQLSASADG